Genomic DNA from Oryza sativa Japonica Group chromosome 5, ASM3414082v1:
ACCAGCTCGGCTAATGGCTATGCCTACAATATCTATGCCGCTATGATGTAAAAAGCGAGGAAGCTTGACTGAAGCTTCTGTCTGGAGAGAGAGAAACTTCGGTGAAAAGATGCATCAAACATTGGCTCATTTTCAGACCAGAGGGTGGGATTTTCGGCCTCACGTGAAACGGTATTGTTTATTAGCTGATAAgtaaggccccgtttagttccaaagtttttttccaaactttcaactttccatcacatcaaatctttcattcacacacaacttttctatcacatcatatcaatttcaaccaaacttccaaacttcagtgtgaactaagcACAACCTAAATAAGTattaactactactccctccgtctctaaatatttaacgttattgacttttttaatgtcttatttaaaaaaattaagtaattattaattcttttcctatcatttgatttagtgttaaatatacttgtatgtatacatatagttttacatattccacaaaaggttttaaataagacgaacggtcaaacatgtttaaaaaagtcaaaagcATCAAGTATGGGACGGAGAAGGGAGTATAATTTTGAAAACATGATTTATTTGATTCTTTTAAGAAACCTCTACGtataatttttttcacaaaatataTCGTTTAACAGTTCACGTCATGATTTAGAGTTGTAGTTTAAAACTCAGCCAGGTATGTGCGTGTGGCTCTGCAACTATAGGATCCAGTAGGGTAGAGTGATCGCTTCAAAGTAGGAAATGTGATCCCAAAAAGGCATGTGTTTTTTATGAACTGAACTGTTGGGTTgccgaggagaaaaaaaatggaaaattcCACTACTCAATTGGGAGAATCTAGGGCAAAAAGAAAACACATCACCTTTCCTGGGTACCTGTCGCTTTTGCATTGGCTGCTTGGAGATTATTAAAGCCATGCTCTTTTAGCTTATTTATCGAATCATTTAAAACGGATTATTTGCTACAcgttttgaaaaatattttccacAAACAATATTCTTTTGATGCACTACTTATACTGCTTGTTTAAAACTATTTGTCACATTTATCTCATAATTTATATCTGCAATTAAGTTAATAGCGTTTTACAGTAATTCATTTAATAATCTAAATTGAATGGGGCCTACCATTCAATTAGTAGTAAGGGCATGAACGGTGTTTATTAGTGGTCTCTCTATtgccatgcaagtaaatttaatgacatggaagaaagagaaatgaGTATGGTTAGCTCAGAGTCGACTTTTAGGatttattagagcaaattttATTGCATGATggtgaaagaaagaaaaaaagtaagaaaaaagtattttgatacattaatgattaAAGACCATATTATCTCTAATTGTTGTAGCATATAGTCTCTAGATAACGTAGAGCTCATATCTTACCCTACCTTTGTAGTTGCCCTAGGACCACAAGCTGCCGATGACGCAAGTGAATCCATCTCTGCTGACCAGTCTACTGACGTGGCGCACAGACTGAGACCGACACTGGTCGTTTTCACTCGACATGCTTGACCGTCCGCACGAGCGCTTTGCTTCCAATACACCTtttctactagtagtactaataATTAGTGTTAGTATAAATCACCAAAATTAGTACTACTAAGTACTAATACTAACAGTAGCTTTAGGATGAGtggcaataattaattaacctgaTCTCGTGGTTTAGTCAGCCTGGTACTGCACAAGGAGTGGACTAGACCACTGAATCGCACAAATGCTATTCGTCCGGTGATTCGATTCGGTCAGTCGCTTGATCGCACTGCACGTACATGCTTGCATTGCCGAGTCAAATTTAACATGATCTACTTCTAACCAGGCCACTGCATAATTGAACGTGACAATACAATGTACTCCAGTGTTTTACAAATCTAGTACAAATCCTGCTGAATTAGCGCTGTAGACGGTGGTGCCTACTACAAACGAAGACGAAAACGTCAGGACAATTCTTACACACTATTGAAGAAAATTTTCTTGTCTGAAAGGTTCATGTGCAGCAGTAGCTCCCAGCCAAAATATCAAGAATTTGATCACACATGCACTTTTCCGCCCATATGTcttgttaagtttttttttccctcattTGGAATGCAGAAATCAAATTTCGTAGGAATTGCAGCAGTAGTTCACTTGCTGTCTGAAAGATAACTTTCATGGTGTCTCGGATAAACACACGAGTGCGTTGCTGCGCTATAATACTGTACTAACAATAATTGTCCACAAACTATACGCAAGACCAGACCAACACTACAAACATGGTCCAGTGACAGAAAAGGTGATTAAAACCTTATTAAGGACCACTTAGCTAAACTATAGGAGGAGAAGTGAACTGAGGAAGAAGCCGAGCAACCGCAAGCCGCCTTCCAACCTCCTCCCTCCCGACACATAGCCACCTGCACATCTCCACACTACGTGCACCCCATTTTCCCATGAGAATTTCAACGAATCAACACAGTACTATCCCAAAGTCCTATTTTAGCGAATGCGGTATCCCAAAGTCCTAAAGAAATACAACAATCAGGCTGGCAAGAAAGAACACTGTGCCAAGCTAATTCACTGTCCAAGCTGATAATacttatcattttgaaaaaaacacagtctttaaaaaataattttgaccatttttttattataatataaaaatatcaataaatatCCTATTCCAGTGAAGCATTTTTAACACTTGTTCAAAACAACAACTAGTATTATCAACCCGCATGAAGTAGCAAGAATCCTATGATCAATACTAAATAATATtccttcgttctaaaatataacaaccttaGTGGTCCTATTCGAATCTACCGTAagaatgaagattaagtgtgCGCGCAAAACGAGATaagtcattagcatatgattaattaaattttaattattaaaatcttaaaaatggatttattagaatttttatagtaacttttatatagaaagttttcaaacacaccgtttagtttgaaaaacgtgctaacggaaaCCGAGAAAAAAATGTATCTTAATTAATTTAGAACGGGGCCATTATTAGATTAGATATAATACTAAGACGAATTTGGACAAGGGATCAGTACAGCGTCCAACACACATAGTTGTCAGTTGAGCAATGCGCAGCTGCACAAGTGTGTCCGTCTGTGGTAGGTTGAGAGTTGAGACCATTCTATTCTAACAAATGGTCAGTCAgacacaagttttttttttccgaacgGTCAGTCAGACAGACAGAAGTAGTGATTAGATTAGAGCTGGATTAGTCTCTGCACATCTCCATGATGGCCAAGAAACCAAAAGACCGGTCCAAGTGTTTGAATGACACTCGGGTAGTGATATTCTCTGCTTAGTCATAATCTTTTCCCTCGGTCCGGTCAAAGTTTGGATCTGAACATGACGCAACGAATCACATTTTGCTCCCTATAAATACTCCTCTCCCTGTCACTACCACACTCGCCATCCTACCTCACACGCTCTCACCAACACAAGAAACCACACGCTTACGagacgccacggcggcggcggcggcgatggtggagctctgcggcggcgagggggaggggcaGATCATGCTGGCGACGGAGCTGGCCCAGCTGCGGGCCATGGCGAGGGAGCTGGAGGCGAAGATGGACCCGGACAGGGTGGCCGCGCGGGAGCTCTGCAGGGCGCTGGCGTCGTCCGTCGACCGGTCCATCCGCCTCGCCGCGTCCTGCTTCCCGCCGCCGGAGCacccgccccccgccgccggcaaTGCCGGCAGGGACGCCGCGTTCAAGAAGAGGCAAGTCATGGTTCCCGGTCATGGTGGTTTAATTTCAGGGTTGAGAGATCGCCGGAGCAACGCTCTGACATGTGTTTCGATGCAGGAAGGGGATGGCCAAGGTGAGGAGGCAGGTGAGGGTGACGTCGGTGCAGGACACGGCGTCGCTGGACGACGGCCTGAGCTGGAGGAAGTACGGCCAGAAGGACATTCTTGGCGCCAAATACCCGAGGTCAGCATCGACGTCAGCAAATCATCCATTGATGACGTCACTCTCACCTTCCGCTAATTAAAAACCAAtcaatggccgccgccgccgccgccgccgttgttgtGACACGAGCTTGATCTCTGCTGCAGGGCCTACTTCAGGTGCACTCACCGGCACACGCAGGGATGCAACGCGACCAAGCAGGTGCAGCGCGCCGACGGCGACCCGCTGCTCTTCGACGTCGTCTACCTTGGCGACCACACCTGCGgccaggccgccgtcgccgccgccgcccagagCGCGCCGCCCGAGCATGCCGGCCAGGAGCAGCAGAGGCAGAGCTCGCTGCTCGCTGCGGGAACGGAAGGAATTCATCAGCAGGTAGTGGCAGAGCCTATGGCGGCGCCGTTCTTGTTCAcctcgacggcggccggcggcgtcgacgacggctACTTCTCCTTCATCTCGCCGGCGAACTCCGACTGCCAGTTCAGCAGCGACTTCTCGGCGGGCAGCGTCGGGGTTGACATGGACCACGAGGCTCGTTTCGAAGATCTTTTCTCGAGCACTCTTGAGTTTTTCCAATCGGAGATTCAGAATCTGTAGGTGGCCGAATGCACGCAGTAACCGTACTTTGTTAAAGGTTCGCATCAGTATTAGCTACTGGCCTACTCCATACTACTCTGTACAGCCTCTATGCTTTTTCCTTATGAATGAATCTACTATTAGTTGCTAATTGTTCTTTTCCATCTCCGGAaagaccctttttttttctgacaacCTGAACCTGCATCATCCTTAATTCCTTGTTCATGTCCAACATACTCTGAACTTGTGTGATTTTCTGAAGATGTTGACTTCAAAGCCTGAATATATACAACTACAGTAGCCAATCAAGGTAAGCCAGGGCATCCGAATAAAAATTATGGGAAACGTTTTCGAATAAAATGCTCATGTTACTGCAAGTAATGACAGTTTCAGTAAATTGAACactgggctgtgtttagttcctgaaatttgggagaagtttggagaaaattggtagtttgaaaaaaaattttaggagtttatgtgtataggaaagtttagaatgtgatgtgatggaaagttgggagttgggagaaagtttgacgtgaactaaacacaccccaggTAAATAGAGAGCAGATCGATTAATTAGGAAATGCTCACGGGGAGTGCGACGTTCTGACCTGTGGTATATGATATGACATTAGATTAGTATTAAAACATTAGGCAATGATCTCGTTCATTAGGTGAG
This window encodes:
- the LOC4339665 gene encoding transcription factor WRKY19-like; the protein is MVELCGGEGEGQIMLATELAQLRAMARELEAKMDPDRVAARELCRALASSVDRSIRLAASCFPPPEHPPPAAGNAGRDAAFKKRQGMAKVRRQVRVTSVQDTASLDDGLSWRKYGQKDILGAKYPRAYFRCTHRHTQGCNATKQVQRADGDPLLFDVVYLGDHTCGQAAVAAAAQSAPPEHAGQEQQRQSSLLAAGTEGIHQQVVAEPMAAPFLFTSTAAGGVDDGYFSFISPANSDCQFSSDFSAGSVGVDMDHEARFEDLFSSTLEFFQSEIQNL